In Arvicanthis niloticus isolate mArvNil1 chromosome 10, mArvNil1.pat.X, whole genome shotgun sequence, a single genomic region encodes these proteins:
- the Odr4 gene encoding protein odr-4 homolog isoform X1 — protein MLLLFNWLSTMGRTYIVEETVGQYLSSISLQGKPFVSGLLIGQCSSQKDYVILATRTPPKEEQNDNLKHPRAKLDNLDEEWATEHASQVSRMLPGGLVVLGIFIITTLELADDFQNALRRLIFSMEKSMSRKRLWNVTEDEVSERVALHICSSTKKISCRTYDVHDPKSSARPADWKYQSRVSASWLSLDCTVHVNIHIPLSATSVSYTLEKNTKSGLIRWAKQIENAVYLINGQVKGNDCDLLEGQKKSRGNIQATAHSFDVRVLTQLLLNSDHRSTATVQVCSGSVNLRGNVKCRAYIHSNRPKVKDAVQAVKRDILNTVADRCEILFEDLLLNETPEKKNYELPQRVFVPLPGSTVMLCDYKFGDESAEEIRDHFSEMLDHKIQIEDLEIAEEVNTACMTSSVNSEASLTNTSDDQPEQPKKTIGVKIQQNIGVITALAVAMLAVGISFHYFSD, from the exons ATGCTTTT GCTGTTTAATTGGCTGTCAACAATGGGAAGAACCTACATTGTAGAAGAGACTGTTGGCCAGTATCTTTCAAGCATCAGCCTCCAGGGAAAACCTTTTGTTTCTGGTCTTTTGATAGGACAG tgttctTCACAAAAGGATTATGTGATTCTTGCCACTAGAACACCACCCAAAGAAGAACAAAATGACAACCTCAAACATCCGAGAGCTAAGTTGGATAATTTGGATGAAGAATGGGCCACAGAACATGCCAGCCAG GTGTCCAGAATGCTCCCTGGAGGACTTGTGGTTCTTGGAATATTTATTATCACAACTTTAGAACTAGCAGATGATTTTCAAAATGCTCTGCGCAGA cTAATATTTTCTATGGAAAAATCTATGAGTAGAAAAAGACTATGGAATGTCACAGAGGACGAGGTCTCAGAACGAGTGGCACTTCACATTTGCTCTTCTACAAAGAA AATATCTTGTCGAACTTATGATGTCCATGATCCAAAG AGTTCAGCAAGACCCGCAGATTGGAAGTATCAGAGTAGAGTGTCTGCCTCATGGCTGTCTCTAGACTGTACTGTTCATGTTAACATTCACATCCCACTGTCGGCTACTTCTGTCAGTTACACTCTGGAAAAAAACACCAAG AGTGGACTTATACGCTGGGCCAAGCAAATAGAAAATGCTGTTTATCTGATTAATGGACAAGTTAAAGGCAACGATTGTGACCTATTAGAAGGACAG aaaaaaagtagAGGAAATATTCAAGCAACTGCTCATTCTTTTGATGTCCGAGTGCTAACACAgttg CTCCTGAATTCGGACCACAGATCCACAGCCACAGTCCAGGTCTGCAGTGGGTCTGTCAACCTCCGGGGAAATGTGAAGTGCAGAGCTTATATTCATAGCAACAGACCCAAGGTTAAAGATGCCGTGCAG GCAGTGAAGAGAGATATTTTGAACACAGTTGCTGATCGCTGTGAAATACTATTTGAGGACCTGCTTTTGAATgaaactccagaaaaaaaaa ATTATGAACTTCCTCAGCGAGTTTTTGTTCCCCTTCCTGGATCGACGGTAATGTTATGTGATTATAAATTTGGCGATGAATCAGCTGAAGAAATTAGAGACCATTTTTCAGAGATGTTAGATCATAAGATTCAAATAGAAGACTTGGAAATTGCAGAGGAAGTAAACACAG CTTGTATGACTTCCTCTGTGAATAGTGAGGCTTCACTGACCAACACAAGTGATGACCAACCTgaacaaccaaaaaaaaccatAGGAGTGAAAATTCAGCAAAACATAg GTGTGATCACAGCACTAGCTGTTGCAATGCTTGCTGTGGGCATCTCCTTCCATTACTTCAGTGATTAG
- the Odr4 gene encoding protein odr-4 homolog isoform X2, with product MGRTYIVEETVGQYLSSISLQGKPFVSGLLIGQCSSQKDYVILATRTPPKEEQNDNLKHPRAKLDNLDEEWATEHASQVSRMLPGGLVVLGIFIITTLELADDFQNALRRLIFSMEKSMSRKRLWNVTEDEVSERVALHICSSTKKISCRTYDVHDPKSSARPADWKYQSRVSASWLSLDCTVHVNIHIPLSATSVSYTLEKNTKSGLIRWAKQIENAVYLINGQVKGNDCDLLEGQKKSRGNIQATAHSFDVRVLTQLLLNSDHRSTATVQVCSGSVNLRGNVKCRAYIHSNRPKVKDAVQAVKRDILNTVADRCEILFEDLLLNETPEKKNYELPQRVFVPLPGSTVMLCDYKFGDESAEEIRDHFSEMLDHKIQIEDLEIAEEVNTACMTSSVNSEASLTNTSDDQPEQPKKTIGVKIQQNIGVITALAVAMLAVGISFHYFSD from the exons ATGGGAAGAACCTACATTGTAGAAGAGACTGTTGGCCAGTATCTTTCAAGCATCAGCCTCCAGGGAAAACCTTTTGTTTCTGGTCTTTTGATAGGACAG tgttctTCACAAAAGGATTATGTGATTCTTGCCACTAGAACACCACCCAAAGAAGAACAAAATGACAACCTCAAACATCCGAGAGCTAAGTTGGATAATTTGGATGAAGAATGGGCCACAGAACATGCCAGCCAG GTGTCCAGAATGCTCCCTGGAGGACTTGTGGTTCTTGGAATATTTATTATCACAACTTTAGAACTAGCAGATGATTTTCAAAATGCTCTGCGCAGA cTAATATTTTCTATGGAAAAATCTATGAGTAGAAAAAGACTATGGAATGTCACAGAGGACGAGGTCTCAGAACGAGTGGCACTTCACATTTGCTCTTCTACAAAGAA AATATCTTGTCGAACTTATGATGTCCATGATCCAAAG AGTTCAGCAAGACCCGCAGATTGGAAGTATCAGAGTAGAGTGTCTGCCTCATGGCTGTCTCTAGACTGTACTGTTCATGTTAACATTCACATCCCACTGTCGGCTACTTCTGTCAGTTACACTCTGGAAAAAAACACCAAG AGTGGACTTATACGCTGGGCCAAGCAAATAGAAAATGCTGTTTATCTGATTAATGGACAAGTTAAAGGCAACGATTGTGACCTATTAGAAGGACAG aaaaaaagtagAGGAAATATTCAAGCAACTGCTCATTCTTTTGATGTCCGAGTGCTAACACAgttg CTCCTGAATTCGGACCACAGATCCACAGCCACAGTCCAGGTCTGCAGTGGGTCTGTCAACCTCCGGGGAAATGTGAAGTGCAGAGCTTATATTCATAGCAACAGACCCAAGGTTAAAGATGCCGTGCAG GCAGTGAAGAGAGATATTTTGAACACAGTTGCTGATCGCTGTGAAATACTATTTGAGGACCTGCTTTTGAATgaaactccagaaaaaaaaa ATTATGAACTTCCTCAGCGAGTTTTTGTTCCCCTTCCTGGATCGACGGTAATGTTATGTGATTATAAATTTGGCGATGAATCAGCTGAAGAAATTAGAGACCATTTTTCAGAGATGTTAGATCATAAGATTCAAATAGAAGACTTGGAAATTGCAGAGGAAGTAAACACAG CTTGTATGACTTCCTCTGTGAATAGTGAGGCTTCACTGACCAACACAAGTGATGACCAACCTgaacaaccaaaaaaaaccatAGGAGTGAAAATTCAGCAAAACATAg GTGTGATCACAGCACTAGCTGTTGCAATGCTTGCTGTGGGCATCTCCTTCCATTACTTCAGTGATTAG
- the Odr4 gene encoding protein odr-4 homolog isoform X3: MLPGGLVVLGIFIITTLELADDFQNALRRLIFSMEKSMSRKRLWNVTEDEVSERVALHICSSTKKISCRTYDVHDPKSSARPADWKYQSRVSASWLSLDCTVHVNIHIPLSATSVSYTLEKNTKSGLIRWAKQIENAVYLINGQVKGNDCDLLEGQKKSRGNIQATAHSFDVRVLTQLLLNSDHRSTATVQVCSGSVNLRGNVKCRAYIHSNRPKVKDAVQAVKRDILNTVADRCEILFEDLLLNETPEKKNYELPQRVFVPLPGSTVMLCDYKFGDESAEEIRDHFSEMLDHKIQIEDLEIAEEVNTACMTSSVNSEASLTNTSDDQPEQPKKTIGVKIQQNIGVITALAVAMLAVGISFHYFSD; encoded by the exons ATGCTCCCTGGAGGACTTGTGGTTCTTGGAATATTTATTATCACAACTTTAGAACTAGCAGATGATTTTCAAAATGCTCTGCGCAGA cTAATATTTTCTATGGAAAAATCTATGAGTAGAAAAAGACTATGGAATGTCACAGAGGACGAGGTCTCAGAACGAGTGGCACTTCACATTTGCTCTTCTACAAAGAA AATATCTTGTCGAACTTATGATGTCCATGATCCAAAG AGTTCAGCAAGACCCGCAGATTGGAAGTATCAGAGTAGAGTGTCTGCCTCATGGCTGTCTCTAGACTGTACTGTTCATGTTAACATTCACATCCCACTGTCGGCTACTTCTGTCAGTTACACTCTGGAAAAAAACACCAAG AGTGGACTTATACGCTGGGCCAAGCAAATAGAAAATGCTGTTTATCTGATTAATGGACAAGTTAAAGGCAACGATTGTGACCTATTAGAAGGACAG aaaaaaagtagAGGAAATATTCAAGCAACTGCTCATTCTTTTGATGTCCGAGTGCTAACACAgttg CTCCTGAATTCGGACCACAGATCCACAGCCACAGTCCAGGTCTGCAGTGGGTCTGTCAACCTCCGGGGAAATGTGAAGTGCAGAGCTTATATTCATAGCAACAGACCCAAGGTTAAAGATGCCGTGCAG GCAGTGAAGAGAGATATTTTGAACACAGTTGCTGATCGCTGTGAAATACTATTTGAGGACCTGCTTTTGAATgaaactccagaaaaaaaaa ATTATGAACTTCCTCAGCGAGTTTTTGTTCCCCTTCCTGGATCGACGGTAATGTTATGTGATTATAAATTTGGCGATGAATCAGCTGAAGAAATTAGAGACCATTTTTCAGAGATGTTAGATCATAAGATTCAAATAGAAGACTTGGAAATTGCAGAGGAAGTAAACACAG CTTGTATGACTTCCTCTGTGAATAGTGAGGCTTCACTGACCAACACAAGTGATGACCAACCTgaacaaccaaaaaaaaccatAGGAGTGAAAATTCAGCAAAACATAg GTGTGATCACAGCACTAGCTGTTGCAATGCTTGCTGTGGGCATCTCCTTCCATTACTTCAGTGATTAG